One window from the genome of Salvia splendens isolate huo1 chromosome 9, SspV2, whole genome shotgun sequence encodes:
- the LOC121749534 gene encoding probable protein S-acyltransferase 7 isoform X2, producing the protein MNTVGGAADGAVEMVRKYKAWEGSNVLVLLLLTSGRDPGIIPRNAQPPEPEMYDNSMELGSGQTPRLPRTKDVIVNGATVKVKYCDTCMLYRPPRCSHCSICDNCVERFDHHCPWVGQCIGLRNYRFFYMFVFSTMLLALYVHGFCWVYIVKIKKSENSSIWKAMTKTPASIALIIYTFLGLWFVGGLSIFHLYLIATNQTTYENFRYQYSRRGNPYNRGMVGNFMDIFCGSIPKSKNDFRAKVQRKQPMMPSHSVGASFDSTTFAVSKSLQGKSIWDEANDRALAIGSNRVTLSSNGHSVTEYQQYL; encoded by the exons atgaatacAGTGGGCGGCGCCGCCGATGGCGCGGTGGAGATGGTCAGGAAATACAAGGCGTGGGAGGGCAGTAAT GTTTTGGTGCTGCTTCTTTTGACTTCTGGAAGGGACCCCGGTATTATTCCTCGCAATGCTCAACCTCCCGAACCGGAAATGTATGATAATAGTATGGAATTGGGGTCTGGCCAAACTCCTCGCTTGCCTCGTACAAAAGATGTTATAGTTAATGGAGCTACTGTGAAAGTCAAATACTGCGACACTTGTATGCTGTACAGGCCTCCACGCTGCTCACATTGTTCGATATGTGACAACTGTGTGGAACGATTCGATCATCACTGTCCCTGGGTTGGACAATGTATTGGACTG AGGAATTATCGGTTCTTTTACATGTTTGTCTTTTCCACAATGCTGCTTGCCTTGTACGTTCATGGGTTTTGCTGGGTCTACATTGTAAAGATAAAGAAGAGTGAGAATTCCTCCATATGGAAAGCTATGACTAAAACACCTGCCTCCATCGCACTCATTATTTACACTTTCCTGGGACTCTGGTTCGTTGGAGGGCTCTCTATCTTCCATCTCTACCTCATTGCAACAAACCAG ACGACATATGAGAACTTTAGATACCAATATAGCAGACGTGGCAACCCCTACAACAGAGGAATGGTTGGAAACTTTATGGATATCTTCTGTGGCAGTATTCCTAAATCAAAGAATGATTTCCGGGCGAAGGTGCAAAGGAAGCAGCCTATGATGCCTTCTCACTCAGTCGGTGCTAGTTTTGACAGTACGACTTTTGCAGTTTCCAAGAGTCTGCAAGGGAAGTCAATATGGGACGAGGCGAATGACAGAGCCCTCGCCATAGGGTCGAACCGGGTAACCCTTTCTAGTAATGGTCATAGTGTAACAGAATATCAGCAATACTTGTAA
- the LOC121749534 gene encoding probable protein S-acyltransferase 7 isoform X1: MNTVGGAADGAVEMVRKYKAWEGSNKFCLRGRFIFGPDVRSIFLTVFLIVAPAAVFCVFVARKLLDDFSGDWGIAVLVVFIVETVFVLVLLLLTSGRDPGIIPRNAQPPEPEMYDNSMELGSGQTPRLPRTKDVIVNGATVKVKYCDTCMLYRPPRCSHCSICDNCVERFDHHCPWVGQCIGLRNYRFFYMFVFSTMLLALYVHGFCWVYIVKIKKSENSSIWKAMTKTPASIALIIYTFLGLWFVGGLSIFHLYLIATNQTTYENFRYQYSRRGNPYNRGMVGNFMDIFCGSIPKSKNDFRAKVQRKQPMMPSHSVGASFDSTTFAVSKSLQGKSIWDEANDRALAIGSNRVTLSSNGHSVTEYQQYL; encoded by the exons atgaatacAGTGGGCGGCGCCGCCGATGGCGCGGTGGAGATGGTCAGGAAATACAAGGCGTGGGAGGGCAGTAAT AAATTCTGTCTTAGGGGAAGGTTTATTTTCGGGCCTGATGTAAGATCGATATTTCTAACGGTGTTTCTTATAGTTGCTCCTGCTGCTGTCTTCTGCGTTTTTGTTGCAAGGAAACTGCTGGATGATTTTTCTGGTGATTGGGGAATTGCAGTTTTAGTTGTATTTATCGTCGAGACTGTATTT GTTTTGGTGCTGCTTCTTTTGACTTCTGGAAGGGACCCCGGTATTATTCCTCGCAATGCTCAACCTCCCGAACCGGAAATGTATGATAATAGTATGGAATTGGGGTCTGGCCAAACTCCTCGCTTGCCTCGTACAAAAGATGTTATAGTTAATGGAGCTACTGTGAAAGTCAAATACTGCGACACTTGTATGCTGTACAGGCCTCCACGCTGCTCACATTGTTCGATATGTGACAACTGTGTGGAACGATTCGATCATCACTGTCCCTGGGTTGGACAATGTATTGGACTG AGGAATTATCGGTTCTTTTACATGTTTGTCTTTTCCACAATGCTGCTTGCCTTGTACGTTCATGGGTTTTGCTGGGTCTACATTGTAAAGATAAAGAAGAGTGAGAATTCCTCCATATGGAAAGCTATGACTAAAACACCTGCCTCCATCGCACTCATTATTTACACTTTCCTGGGACTCTGGTTCGTTGGAGGGCTCTCTATCTTCCATCTCTACCTCATTGCAACAAACCAG ACGACATATGAGAACTTTAGATACCAATATAGCAGACGTGGCAACCCCTACAACAGAGGAATGGTTGGAAACTTTATGGATATCTTCTGTGGCAGTATTCCTAAATCAAAGAATGATTTCCGGGCGAAGGTGCAAAGGAAGCAGCCTATGATGCCTTCTCACTCAGTCGGTGCTAGTTTTGACAGTACGACTTTTGCAGTTTCCAAGAGTCTGCAAGGGAAGTCAATATGGGACGAGGCGAATGACAGAGCCCTCGCCATAGGGTCGAACCGGGTAACCCTTTCTAGTAATGGTCATAGTGTAACAGAATATCAGCAATACTTGTAA